Proteins encoded together in one Lepisosteus oculatus isolate fLepOcu1 chromosome 2, fLepOcu1.hap2, whole genome shotgun sequence window:
- the LOC107078071 gene encoding uncharacterized protein, which yields MSSNATGIQGSSPCLQLPADQVLNSGAVIFHGGFDQQGCPLVVFPAEEQSKLTTDLAKEDVVSFIRYFLYLHNKYQEKESLISVVLDLRQATLTAAKSIGEALLLLEQCKRTIKTIYVIQSKKKDVHKHLLKVLGLSPSKKYNSAPYKCVLLKEVCELYNYIDRSQLTAALGGYLVYCHRSWVQFIKEIDAFVKEFFSVVHRLPSYIAAIQELSQQEVPRGFEELLLYCSRNEARFQALRRDLGLDELLQHCKQIVDKLRFPENEPCYQAMAGTALFTQTAYEMLENYSRITAAVEKVELLWQQALSKAQLQLARLQRKSEALQITEQIRKEMENLQSYRVEVAKDATKAEIFKSEFEAIIYNPGLALLQRADVLQTLIETTVLREGQSQEGWAEELYRVKESFRAAVELPRQTLRAVSDFHYYFNKAKRWHSAVLSQNFFHEPLWSGAGAGARARASMAAWEREVGDFLRRNPAPEMEELVQLAHLCDAIPDVLPRQSGKQIAQRCMLLRKLLTSPGAIAVHDLQLALQWQLQFLKSTEVLPPQCGEKAGAEGFEGLDKKIPTAENTCGSFEACGDTGSTDVHSGGNVPTKAISQSDISLDKWEPGKGLLRQNFPSTATGTLAVSGKPPSLCSFDSGFDGAGSCHLDGAVRESWEVPHRPQGVREFSRSAASQPHVREDLLSVSDSEDCKGEDDGGGRRSLARIQIVPRVLVDSLNFEVKVKRSASRPKNPWLSLPLEDLENSYTVTITPKRPEEADQNESPGPPASRISEALEACGKLKDQLTQTESPVCDVPSGGEGAFTECGIQMEEKAGVLQGLLPSSSSLSPICCALSSTLNDSLDQLNLSADRTLLWDTYDLHTTTPKADGHHQRWWNPVADEHSFSDWDLKEQESLREVEKTLHRAAGILEEEESVLKQEEMLDLLVKTESCSKQWALWGSEDRLNVTPMTSTELAEAGVLGMEGCPLPVTTDPEFLHSPPGTTIQRNGAADLSPKNSTEASMGLAGSRGLSSRSSSSGLLEELKGLHIIDEQIFEENLKLIELRRSEEEELWNERHCSQEGSRRPRPERDTFLVELEKEKREVEEMEKSLDSERARKSKPKHRSGRGSKPACSSSQWSKPPEDKTLQNQVLVASCCKDKDKPHDIVHTDSRHPEDSADTACRITEKTLTHSDQNHTDKPDKSNDKPVKLSCITNSETSFNYVSEASVSRHAHGEMLQGQALSSSSVSHSAVSPESLKRKLMADATCKPACNSAEISVVKLSDSFRNETFNTLDDCTREGEIENSGLSTPGTDSLIYLSVERRSSLVKEDKSTDAVFVPPVGSDGFDPGGIINKTPVPKPRRVSLQPKAEQSLPNIYLEDHSGETDQVSLVADGDNDVSAEAAKAQTRKEPPKPRERRTVKQLEKPDVGSLGRKPSGDQATATEGSPASEVTPRDVGLGNMKASSTKTASRPAPLEAELDSDAALNCDVKCPSTALSGEKCLYLESNDIDGGTLSPMNASAEAREPGDQRSPELECLTHYSATAVSSACRLPFNEQHFELTTVEVDDFKTPIVLDTGSSLMKAGFADQDLPTTIFPTVIGWPKYEEVMNGKFERESYIGHEAQHMRGVLTLKYPMKHGIIQNWDEVEKIWHHTFHHQLHVDPEEHPVLLSEAALNPRENRQRMVEIMFEAFGVPCTYVAMQAVLALYASGRTTGVVLDSGNGVSHSVPIFEGYSLPHAVQRFTLAGQDVTLHLTKLLQERGFAFRTTAELEIVREIKERCCCVARDYEAELNGARRAAGVDMSYTLPDGRVISLGTERFRAPEILFRPGLIGRDHYGMHEAIFRSILRCDIDLRKSFVGNIILSGGNTLLAGLAPRLREEIGAMAPAELWDSVRVVSPEDRDCAVWRGGAALASLPSFSTAWITQAEYEEFGPQVVFRKCF from the exons ATGAGTAGCAACGCAACAG GAATCCAGGGATCTTCTCCCTGTTTGCAACTGCCTGCAGATCAGGTTTTAAACTCGGGAGCGGTCATATTTCACG gtggCTTTGATCAACAAGGATGCCCACTTGTTGTATTTCCTGCCGAAGAGCAGAGCAAATTAACTACTGATCTCGCGAAAGAAGACGTTGTCAGTTTCATAAGATATTTCCTGTATCTGCATAA taaATACCAGGAGAAGGAAAGTTTGATTTCGGTGGTGCTCGATCTCCGTCAAGCTACGCTAACGGCAGCAAAGTCTATTGGGGAAGCCCTCTTGCTGCTTGAG caatgtAAGAGGACCATTAAGACAATATATGTAATCCAGTCCAAAAAGAAGGATGTACATAAACATCTTTTAAAAGTGTTAGGCCTGAGTCCCTCCAAGAAATACAACTCAGCTCCCTATAAG TGTGTTCTCCTGAAAGAGGTCTGTGAGCTGTATAATTACATTGACCGCAGCCAGTTAACTGCTGCTCTTGGTGGTTACCTGGTTTATTGCCACAGAAGTTGGGTGCAGTTCATCAAG GAAATCGACGCTTTTGTCAAGGAGTTTTTTTCAGTTGTGCATAGGCTGCCATCCTATATAGCTGCCATCCAGGAGTTATCTCAGCAGGAAGTTCCTCGTGGGTTCGAGGAGCTCCTATTGTACTGCTCCAGAAACGAGGCCCGGTTTCAGGCACTGAGGAG GGATCTCGGCCTCGATGAGTTACTGCAGCACTGCAAGCAGATAGTGGACAAACTGCGGTTTCCAGAGAATGAGCCCTGCTACCAGGCCATGGCCGGGACCGCCCTGTTCACCCAGACCGCCTACGAGATGCTGGAGAACTATAGCAG GATAACGGCTGCGGTGGAGAAGGTGGAGTTACTGTGGCAGCAGGCTCTGTCCAAGGCCCAGCTTCAGCTGGCGAGACTTCAGCGCAAGAGTGAAGCCCTGCAG ATCACGGAACAAATTCGGAAAGAAATGGAGAATCTGCAGTCCTACAGGGTTGAGGTAGCTAAAGATGCTACCAAAGCAGAGATTTTCAAGTCTGAGTTTGAGGCCATAATCTATAATCCTGGTTTG GCCCTGCTTCAGCGTGCCGATGTGCTGCAGACACTCATTGAAACCACAGTGCTCAGGGAAGGACAGAGCCAAGAGGGCTGGGCTGAAGAGTTGTACAGGGTGAAAGAAAGCTTCCGTGCTGCTGTTGAACTACCCCGACAGACCCTCAGAGCAGTGTCTGACTTTCACTACTATTTTAATAAA GCCAAGAGGTGGCACAGCGCAGTCCTGTCTCAGAATTTCTTTCACGAGCCCTTGTGGAGCGGAGCCGGAGCCGGAGCCCGAGCCCGAGCCAGCATGGCGGCGTGGGAACGGGAGGTGGGCGATTTCCTGAGGCGCAACCCCGCGCCGGAGATGGAGGAGCTGGTTCAGCTGGCGCACCTGTGCGACGCCATTCCCGATGTCCTCCCGCGGCAGTCGGGAAAGCAGATCGCTCAGCG ATGCATGCTTCTGCGGAAACTGCTGACCTCCCCAGGAGCCATCGCTGTGCATGACCTACAGCTGGCCCTTCAGTGGCAGCTGCAGTTTCTGAAGAGCACTGAAGTATTGCCCCCTCAGTGCGGTGAAAAGGCGGGCGCTGAGGGTTTTGAAGGACTGGACAAGAAAATCCCCACCGCAGAGAACACCTGTGGTTCCTTCGAGGCCTGTGGGGACACCGGATCGACCGATGTGCACTCTGGGGGAAACGTCCCCACCAAAGCCATTTCTCAGAGTGATATCAGCTTGGACAAGTGGGAGCCAGGAAAGGGACTCTTAAGGCAAAATTTCCCGAGCACCGCCACAGGCACCTTGGCTGTGTCTGGGAAGCCACCTTCGCTGTGCTCTTTTGACTCGGGGTTTGATGGAGCTGGAAGCTGCCATCTTGACGGTGCTGTGAGGGAGAGCTGGGAAGTGCCCCACAGGCCCCAGGGGGTCAGAGAATTCTCTAGATCGGCTGCGAGCCAGCCCCACGTTCGTGAAGACCTTTTGAGCGTTTCCGACTCGGAGGACTGCAAGGGGGAGGACGACGGCGGCGGGAGGAGATCGCTGGCCAGAATCCAGATCGTTCCAAGGGTTCTGGTTGACTCTCTGAATTTTGAAGTCAAGGTGAAGCGATCTGCCAGCCGGCCTAAAAACCCGTGGCTGAGCCTTCCCCTTGAGGACCTGGAGAATTCTTATACTGTGACCATCACGCCAAAAAGGCCAGAGGAGGCAGACCAAAACGAGTCTCCTGGTCCTCCTGCATCGCGGATATCCGAGGCGCTGGAGGCTTGTGGGAAATTGAAAGACCAGCTAACTCAAACCGAGAGTCCTGTCTGCGATGTGCCCTCTGGAGGAGAAGGGGCTTTCACGGAGTGTGGAATTCAGATGGAGGAAAAAGCCGGAGTCCTTCAGGGCCTCCTGCCTAGCTCCTCTTCACTGAGCCCGATTTGCTGTGCTCTCTCAAGTACCCTGAATGACAGCCTGGACCAACTGAACTTATCTGCCGACAGAACTCTGCTCTGGGACACCTATGACCTTCACACCACCACACCCAAAGCAGACGGCCATCATCAGAG GTGGTGGAATCCCGTGGCTGATGAGCACTCCTTCAGCGACTGGGACCTGAAAGAGCAGGAGAGCCTCAGGGAGGTGGAGAAAACCCTCCACCGGGCAGCTGGCATTCTGGAG GAAGAAGAGAGCGTGCTGAAGCAAGAGGAGATGCTGGATCTCTTGGTGAAGACGGAGAGCtgcagcaagcagtgggcattGTGGGGCAGTGAAGACCGGCTAAACGTG ACACCGATGACCTCCACTGAGCTGGCAGAAGCAGGCGTTCTTGGCATGGAGGGCTGCCCCCTGCCTGTCACCACCGACCCCGAGTTTCTGCACAGCCCACCTGGCACTACCATCCAGAGGAATGGTGCAGCGGATCTCAGCCCAAAGAACAGTACAGAAGCCAGTATGGGCTTGGCGGGGAGTCGAGGACTGTCCAGCCGCTCCAGTAGTTCTGGTTTGCTCGAAGAGCTTAAAGGCCTGCACATCATTGACGAGCAGATTTTTGAAGAGAACCTCAAACTAATTGAGCTGAGGCGCTCCGAGGAAGAGGAGCTGTGGAATGAAAGGCACTGCTCCCAGGAAGGTTCACGCAGGCCAAGGCCGGAGAGGGATACATTCTTGGTAGAACTGGAAAAGGAGAAACGCGAGGTGGAAGAGATGGAGAAGAGTCTCGACAGTGAGAGAGCTCGGAAATCCAAACCGAAGCACAGATCAGGTCGGGGCTCCAAGCCTGCCTGCAGCAGTTCGCAGTGGTCGAAACCCCCAGAAGATAAAACACTTCAGAATCAAGTTCTTGTTGCATCATGCTGTAAGGACAAGGACAAGCCCCATGACATTGTACATACTGACTCTCGTCACCCAGAGGACAGTGCTGACACTGCCTGTCGCATCACAGAGAAGACTTTAACGCATAGCGACCAAAATCACACTGATAAACCAGATAAATCTAATGATAAACCAGTGAAGCTGAGCTGCATAACAAATTCAGAGACCTCTTTTAATTATGTCAGTGAAGCTAGTGTTAGCAgacatgctcatggagagatgCTCCAAGGACAAGCACTTTCCTCAAGCTCTGTTTCGCATAGTGCAGTCAGTCCTGAAAGTTTGAAGAGAAAACTCATGGCTGATGCGACGTGTAAACCAGCTTGTAATTCAGCTGAGATCTCAGTTGTCAAATTgtctgacagctttagaaatgaGACATTCAATACTTTAGATGACTGCACAAGAGAGGGCGAGATTGAGAACAGTGGTTTAAGCACACCGGGAACTGACAGCCTGATTTATCTCAGTGTTGAGAGAAGAAGCAGTCTTGTAAAAGAGGATAAGAGTACAGATGCAGTTTTTGTACCACCTGTAGGAAGTGATGGATTTGACCCTGGTGGCATCATCAATAAGACTCCAGTACCAAAACCAAGACGAGTGTCTCTACAACCGAAAGCTGAACAAAGCCTGCCGAACATATACTTAGAGGATCACAGTGGTGAGACTGATCAGGTTTCCCTGGTTGCTGATGGAGATAATGATGTATCTGCTGAGGCAGCAAAGGCTCAAACACGCAAGGAACCTCCAAAACCAAGGGAAAGGAGGACCGTTAAGCAGCTTGAAAAGCCTGATGTTGGTTCACTTGGAAGAAAACCCAGCGGTGATCAAGCAACTGCAACAGAAGGAAGCCCAGCTTCAGAGGTCACTCCTCGAGATGTGGGACTGGGAAATATGAAGGCCTCTTCCACAAAAACAGCATCTAGACCTGCTCCTTTGGAGGCCGAATTAGATTCTGATGCTGCTCTCAACTGTGATGTAAAATGTCCTTCTACAGCGCTGAGCGGGGAGAAGTGTTTATATCTTGAATCTAATGACATCGACGGAGGAACCTTATCTCCGATGAATGCTTCGGCTGAAGCAAGGGAGCCCGGAGACCAGCGCAGCCCAGAACTTGAATGTTTGACACACTACAGTGCTACTGCAGTTTCCTCTGCTTGCCGGCTCCCTTTCAATGAACAGCATTTTGAGCTAACTACAGTAGAG GTTGATGACTTTAAGACCCCCATCGTATTAGATACTGGTTCAAGCCTCATGAAAGCCGGCTTTGCTGACCAAGATTTGCCGACTACCATATTCCCCACAGTCATTGGGTGGCCTAAATACGAG GAGGTAATGAATGGGAAGTTTGAACGGGAGTCTTACATTGGACATGAAGCGCAGCACATGAGAGGAGTTCTGACTCTAAAATATCCAATGAAACATGGAATAATACAGAACTGGGACGAAGTAGAAAAG ATCTGGCACCACACCTTCCATCACCAGCTGCATGTCGATCCCGAGGAGCATCCTGTGCTGCTGTCCGAGGCGGCTCTGAATCCCCGCGAGAACAGGCAGCGAATGGTAGAAATCATGTTTGAGGCGTTCGGCGTGCCCTGCACCTACGTGGCTATGCAAGCAGTGCTCGCCCTTTATGCGTCGGGAAGAACCACAG GTGTGGTGTTGGACTCTGGGAACGGAGTTAGCCACAGTGTGCCCATCTTCGAGGGATACAGTCTGCCTCACGCAGTGCAGCGCTTCACTCTGGCTGGGCAGGACGTCACCCTGCATCTGACGAAG
- the smim8 gene encoding small integral membrane protein 8 — protein MSSPSPDPGKAKTELPKEQGYRAPGLRGVQTTTLFRAINPELFIKPNKPVMAIGLLTLSLCVGYLGYLHATTENKQDLYEAIDSEGTRHMRRKSSRWD, from the exons ATGTCCTCACCCTCTCCTGACCCGGGCAAGGCAAAGACCGAGCTGCCGAAGGAGCAGGGCTACAGAGCCCCGGGGCTGAGGGGAGTTCAGACTACCACGCTGTTCCGTGCCATCAACCCCGAGCTCTTCATCAAACCA AACAAGCCTGTGATGGCTATTGGACTGCTCACACTCTCACTGTGTGTGGGATACCTTGGATATCTTCATGCCACCACAGAGAACAAGCAAGACTTGTACGAAGCCATTGACAGCGAAGGAACAAGACACATGAGAAGAAAATCATCCCGATGGGATTGA